The genomic segment GGCAACAAGGACACTGCCGAGATCCGGAAGTGGGCCCGCGAGAACGGCCACAACGTGAACGACCGCGGTCGCGTTCCCGCCGACATCCGCGAGGCCTACGAGCAGGCCAACGGCTGATTCGGTGGCCGGTCGGCCGGCGGACGTACCCGGGAACGCCTCAAACGGACCCGGTGGCATTCCGTCGCCGCCATGTCCACCAGCCGTACGAGATCGGGAGCATCCCCACCCCTGCTCCCGAAACCCGCGAGGGCCGGCAGGAAAAGGTCCGTGCCCCGCGGCGGCTCGGGGGGCCGCAGCCAGAATGCGGCCCCCGGCTGACAGGGCCCCGGTGCCCCGTGCGGTGCCGGTGCGGTGATCCTGCCACCGGCTCCGATGCCCACGAGATCCAGCGCGATGCCGCCCCACTCCAGCCAGTCCAGCAGCGCGGGCAGTTCCTCCGCGCTCCCGGCCGCCACGAGCAGCAGCATCCGCCCCTGCGCCACCGCCACGGGGCCGGTGCGTCCGAACCGGCGCAGCACCGCGCGGCCCGCGGCGGCGGGCAGCTCCAGTACGTCGAAGCGCACCCCGGTCGGCAGCGCCGGAGGGCGGCCCCGGTCGGTCTCCCAGCCGAGCCCGTCCTCGTACCACCGCCGCACGGCCTCGTACCAGCGCTCCACCGCCGGGGCGGCGCTCTCCGCGTGCTGTGTGCCCCCGGCCTCCCGGAGCGTTCCCGCGTCCGGGGCCGACCCGCGACCCGACGGGACCAGTGCCGACGTGTCGGCCCGCTGCGGGGCGCGAGGGGACGGGACGATGGGGCTCATGTGCGATGAACCGCCGGACCGCCTTCCGGGTTACGCGAGGGCGTCCTGCCGCCGTACGCGGTCCTCCCGCCCGAGGCCCCGGAACGCGGCGGGCGTCACGCACGGTGCGCGGAGCGCCACGAAGGGTTCCCGTCAAGGGCGTGCGAGGGAGCGTCCGGCGCCACGCGGTTGTTCGCCCGTAGCGGAGGGAACGGGCGCGCGCCGCATGGACTGTCTGTAATTGCGGGTAAGACATGACTGGTGGGAAGGGGCGACACGAAGACCGGGGCGTCTCACGTTCGCCACCGGCGTAGTGGTGACAGGGGTATCTGCCTGGCCTGCGGGAACATCGTCTCGCACCATCGGGTTGGAGCAGGTGTCGGCTGATCGGCAAGGTTTCCTCGCTGCTGCGGGGGTGATCCGGTCGGCAGTTGGAATGAGCGGTCCCCGCTTGCGGGACTAAGCTGCGGAAGGACAGGGAGGGGACCGACCCCTAACTGCCTGACCGCTCTGAGGAGCGATTAACGATGTTCGAGAGGTTCACCGACCGCGCGCGGCGGGTTGTCGTCCTGGCTCAGGAAGAAGCCCGGATGCTCAACCACAACTACATCGGCACCGAACACATTCTCCTGGGCCTTATCCACGAGGGTGAGGGTGTCGCCGCTAAGGCCCTGGAGAGCCTCGGGATTTCGCTCGAGGCGGTCCGCCAGCAGGTGGAGGAGATCATCGGCCAGGGCCAGCAGGCCCCGTCCGGCCACATCCCCTTCACGCCCCGAGCCAAGAAGGTCCTGGAGCTGTCGCTCCGCGAGGCCCTCCAGCTCGGCCACAACTACATCGGCACCGAGCACATCCTGCTCGGCCTGATCCGCGAAGGCGAAGGCGTCGCCGCGCAGGTCCTGGTGAAGCTGGGTGCCGACCTCAACCGGGTGCGGCAGCAGGTCATCCAGCTGCTCTCCGGTTACTCCACCAGCAAGGAGGCCGCCACCGCCGGCGGTCCCGCCGAGGGCACCCCCTCCACCTCCCTGGTGCTGGACCAGTTCGGCCGCAACCTCACCCAGGCCGCCCGCGAATCCAAGCTCGACCCGGTCATCGGGCGCGAGAAGGAGATCGAGCGGGTCATGCAGGTGCTGTCCCGCCGGACCAAGAACAACCCGGTCCTCATCGGCGAGCCCGGCGTCGGCAAGACGGCGGTCGTCGAGGGCCTGGCCCAGGCGATCGTCAAGGGCGAGGTGCCCGAGACCCTCAAGGACAAGCACCTCTACACCCTGGACCTCGGCGCCCTGGTCGCCGGCTCCCGGTACCGCGGTGACTTCGAGGAGCGCCTGAAGAAGGTCCTCAAGGAGATCCGCACCCGCGGCGACATCATCCTGTTCATCGACGAGCTCCACACCCTCGTGGGTGCGGGTGCCGCCGAGGGCGCGATCGACGCCGCGAGCATCCTGAAGCCGATGCTGGCCCGTGGTGAGCTCCAGACCATCGGTGCGACGACGCTCGACGAGTACCGCAAGCACCTGGAGAAGGACGCCGCGCTCGAGCGCCGCTTCCAGCCCATCCAGGTCGCGGAGCCGTCGCTGCCGCACACCATCGAGATCCTCAAGGGTCTGCGCGACCGCTACGAGGCCCACCACCGCGTCTCCATCACGGACGAGGCGCTGGTCCAGGCCGCGACCCTGGCCGACCGGTACATCTCGGACCGCTTCCTCCCGGACAAGGCGATCGACCTGATCGACGAGGCCGGCTCCCGGATGCGCATCCGCCGGATGACCGCGCCGCCGGACCTCCGCGAGTTCGACGAGAAGATCGCGGGCGTCCGCCGCGACAAGGAGTCGGCGATCGACTCCCAGGACTTCGAGAAGGCAGCTTCCCTCCGCGACAAGGAGAAGCAGCTGCTGGCCGCGAAGACCAAGCGCGAGAAGGAATGGAAGGCCGGCGACATGGACGTCGTCGCCGAGGTCGACGGCGAGCTCATCGCCGAGGTCCTGGCGACCGCCACCGGCATTCCGGTCTTCAAGCTGACGGAGGAGGAGTCCTCCCGTCTGCTGCGCATGGAGGACGAGCTCCACAAGCGCGTCATCGGCCAGAAGGACGCCATCAAGGCCCTTTCCCAGGCGATCCGCCGTACGCGGGCCGGCCTGAAGGACCCGAAGCGCCCCGGTGGCTCGTTCATCTTCGCCGGCCCGTCCGGTGTCGGTAAGACCGAGCTCTCCAAGACGCTCGCCGAATTCCTCTTCGGCGACGAGGACGCGCTGATCTCCCTCGACATGTCGGAGTTCAGCGAGAAGCACACGGTTTCCCGCCTCTTCGGTTCGCCCCCCGGTTACGTGGGCTACGAAGAGGGCGGCCAGCTCACCGAGAAGGTGCGCCGCAAGCCGTTCTCCGTCGTCCTCTTCGACGAGGTCGAGAAGGCCCACCCCGATATCTTCAATTCCCTGCTCCAGATTCTGGAAGACGGTCGCCTGACCGACTCCCAGGGCCGGGTCGTGGACTTCAAGAACACGGTCATCATCATGACGACCAACCTCGGGACCCGGGACATCTCGAAGGGCTTCAACCTGGGCTTCGCCGCCCAGGGCGACGTCAAGACGAACTACGACCGGATGAAGGTCAAGGTCAACGAAGAGCTCAAGCAGCACTTCCGGCCCGAGTTCCTGAACCGTGTCGACGACACCGTCGTCTTCCACCAGCTCAGCCAGGAAGACATCATCCAGATCGTCGACCTCATGGTCGCCAAGGTGGATGAGCGTCTCAAGGACCGTGACATGGGCATCGAGCTCAGCACGGACGCGAAGAACCTGCTCGCGAAGAAGGGCTACGACCCCGTGATGGGCGCCCGGCCGCTGCGCCGGACGATCCAGCGCGAGATCGAGGACATCCTCTCCGAGAAGATCCTCTTCGGCGAGCTGCGCCCCGGCCACATCGTGGTCGTCGGCACGGAGGGCGAAGGCGACGAGAAGAAGTTCACCTTCCGCGGCGAGGAGAAGTCGGCGCTGCCCGACGTCCCGCCGGTCGAGTCGGCCGCCGGTGGCGGTCCGAACATGACGAAGGACGCGTCGTAGTTCAGGCGTGAGCGCGTGAGCGCGTGAGTTGAGGGGCTGCCCCGGACCGGTATCGGTCCGGGGCAGCTTCTTTGTGTGCGGGGAGCAGGGGGTTCAGAAGCGGTCCTGGACGGACAGGCGGTCGCCCAGTTCCTCGGCGCCGAAGAGCTGCCCCCTGGCTGCCAGCCAGACCACCTTCACGTTCAGCTCGGGCTGCCCGCGCAGGGGTGTCAGGTCGATCCTGGTCTCCGTGTGGCAGGTCAGCGTGAGGGACCGAAGGGACGGAAACAGGTCGGGGAGCGACCGCAGGTCGGTACCGGGGCCCGGACCGACCCCGAAGGAGAGTTTGATGACGTGGGTGACCGGCTCCTCGCGTCGCGGCCACGGCTCGACGCGGGGTTGGGTCACTTCGACCTCGGTGAGGCTCGGGGCGGTGCGGAGCGAGTCGACGAGCGAGACCAGCGAGGCCACCGTGGGCAACCGCAAGGACTGGAGCGAGGACCACCCCCGTAGATCGCCCAGTTCCGTCACACCGCTTCGTAGCAGGGCCAGATGCCGGAGATGGGGGAGGGGAGGGAGGTCGCTCAGGCGTCCTGTCGGGGAGCGGAGTTCCAGCGCGTTCAGACGCGCCACCTCCTGCAGGGCGGTGAGCCGGTCCCACGGGAGTCGGCTGACATCGAGGTTGACATCCCGGAGGGCGAACCATTCCTTGAGCGGGGAGAGATCGGTGACCCCGGGGCATCCGTCGACCGTGAGATGCCTGAGGTTTTCGCTGTTGCGCAGCGTCGAGAGGTCGCGGAGCAGTGGATTCCCGAGGTGGCCCAGGATTTCGGGAGCGGCCTCGGACAGCCCGTGCCGCAGGTCGGCGTCGGTGAAGGGGCCGCCGAGGGTGACGCCGACATAGTGCCCGAGAGAGCCGAGATGAGGCAGTGCCATCAACTCGGCATGGGAGCGGATGGTCAGGAGCGCCCCGCTGAGATCTCCCTTGCCCAGCACGTCCTTCGCGAACTCCTCGGTGGGGAAGCTCGTCCAGCCGGAGGCCAGCATGCGGGCTGCCCGTGGGGAGGCCGCGACCCAGTCGCGGGCGTACGACAGGGCCTCCGGTCCGCCGACCTCGCCGAGCAATCGAGCGATGAATTCAGTGTCGATGCTGTCGGACCGGATGGTGGACGGCCCCGGCAGGTAGGCCAGCGCATCGGGACCGAGGGACCCGAGCAGCTTCACCATGAAGGGCAGGCGGGGCGGGAAGAGCCCGGTGAGCGCACTACGTACCCTGCGCCGTGTCCCGTCGTCCAGCAGTGTCGCGTGCTGGGCGCAGAGGGCGGCCAGCACACGGGTCTTCGGGACGAGCTCGGCATCGAGGGCGAGGAGGCCGGGGGCGTACCCCTCCGCCCGGTCCAGCAGGCCGTTGATCAGCTCGCCGATCTCGCGCCGGCCGCAGTGGCCGGCCGCCAGTTCGATCACGTCCGCCCACGACTCGTCCTCGGCGGACCGGAGCAGTTCGTTGATCTGATCCGACTCCACGAACTCCGCGGCGGCCAGATAGTCCTGGAAAGTGCGGTGGGTGAACTGGTAGAGGTCCTCGGCGCGTTCCTGGAGAAGGCCGCTGCGATTGAGCAGATGGGTCAGGATCGCGTCGGCCGTCCCCTGCTTCCGTACCCGCTCCATGCTCGCCAGCGCCCGGTCCAGCTGGCGCAGGGCCTGCTCCCGGGAGAACTCCGTCTGGCCCTCACGCACCAGCCAGACCGCGATCCGCTGGAGGAGCAGTGCCTGCTCCTCCACTTCCATGGTGATGCCCTCAGGGCCTCCGATGCCCCGCCGCTGGTCCCGGTTGCCCAGGAGCATGTCGAGCGAGGACCGGTAGAGCTTCCATCGGGTGTTCGGGAGGAAACCCTCCTGGCGGCGGTGCAGGGCACAGATCACCGCGCACAGCAGGGGCGTACGCGCCAGGTCGCTCAGCGTGCGGTTGGTGCGGAACTGCCTGGCGAGGTCGTGTTCCAGCTCACGCAGGCGCTGATGGTCGTCGTCGTCCAGCCGTGCGGCCTTGTGCCAGGCCGTCACGAACGCCTGGATGTCCTCGTTCCGCAGGGGCAGCAGCCGCAGCTCCTCGAAGCCCTCGGCGGCCAGCCAGTCGGGTTCGACGGCGAGCGGGCGGACGGTGGCCACGCAGCGGGTCTCCGGGTAGCGGGCGAGGAGGTGGGAGAGCCAGGTGTACGCCTCCTCCCGCTCCCCGGGCGGCACCTCGTCCAGGCCATCGACCAGAAGGAGGCCACGGCCCGACTCCAGCACGCGCCCGGCCCAGCCGTCCGGCGCGGTGTCCACGGCCAGCCGGGCGGCCCCGGGGAGGCCCGAGGGGGCGGGCAGCTCCTCGCTGCGTGCCCGGAGGGTGCGCAGGGGGACGACGAAGGGGACGAGGCCGTTCAACGCCCCCAGCCGGTCCGGTAGCGTCCCGGCCGAGGCATGCGCGGCCAGCCACCACAGCAGGGTGGTCTTCCCGGCCCCCGCGTCACCCCGGAGCAGCATCCGGGGGCGGTCGGTCAGGAGTTCTTCGATGCGCTGGGGAGCGGTCCGGGCCGCGGGGAGGCGGACCTGCCTGCTGATCCACCGGCCGCCTGCCTCTGCCTCCAGGCTCAGATACGCGGTGTCGAGGTCCCACTCGGAGTCGCGGCGCCCCAGCTCGTCCAGCCCGAAGATCCTGGTCCTGCGGTAGGCCGCGCCGAGGGCGTCCGCGTACTCCTCCTCGTACCGGAGGTCGGCCGGGTGGTTGCCGTGGACCTGTTCGGTACGGGGCGGGGACCCGGTGGCCTGCTCGTACGCCTGGCAGAAGCCCGCCGACTCCAGCACGGGTCGCAGCGAGACGCACTCCACCCGCCGTCCGTCGCGGCGGGGAGGCATCTGGCGGGCGAGCCCCAGGAGGACCGCCCCGGCGAAGACCGGACCGCCGGAGAGGCCGCTCAGCAGGGCCTCGCCGTCCTCGTCCGCCACCGGGGGCGGGCTGTCCAGATCGCAGGCCAGGAGGTTGCGGAGGAGGCCCGCCAGGGGCACCACGGTGGCGGTGTACTGGTCGGCCTCCAGATGGCGCTCGGAGCCGTAGCGCTGGATCTCGGGGAAGCCGGTGATCTCGCAGCCGGAGAGGGCTTGTGCCGAGGCGAGCACACCGAGGCGCACGGGCGGGACGGACAGTAGCGGGCTCTCGGCCAGCAGGAGCGCCGCGTCCTGCCTGGCGCTCACCCAGAGGACGCGGCCGGACACGGGTTCCGGCCGGTTCGGGTGTGCGACCGACGCGTGCGCCTCGCCCCCCAGTACATGCGCGCAGGTCAGCACCAGCCGGTCGGTGAGCAGCACCCCGCTGCCCTGGCGGCTGGACCGGACGACGACGGTGCGGTCCGTGGGGCGTACGGGGTGGGGACGGCGTACGTGCCGCATGCGGGGCACCGGAGGGATCGCCCCGCTCATGCGCCGTCGCGTCCCCGTCCGAAGTGGGCGGTGCTGCCGCCCGGGGCGTCGTTGCCGATCTCCAGTGGACCGGAGCCGTCGGCCTTGCGGGGGCTCAGGGTGAAGGCGACCTTGTGCGTGGTGCCGGTGGCGCGGGAGGCGTCGGCGCCGGCCTCCACCACCCAGGCCTTGACCTTGCCGCCCGCCTTGGCCTCCTTGCGGAGCTCCAGGGTGAACTCCATCTGGATGTCGCCCACGCCGAAGACGACGGGGCGCCCGGTGGCGCGGGCCGCGGCCTCGATGAGCTGGTTGCGGACGGATTCGACGGCGTCGGCCAGTTCGATCCGGTCCACGGGATGGGTTTCGTCCGTACTCATGGCAGCCCCCGGTACCGCCTGCCCGGCGGCGAGATGACGTGGCGTGCCGAAGGTCCCAAAGCGGACACCCCTTGGTCCCACCGGCGGTGACATGGCGCACAGGCCATTTCGAGCCTACTAGGGGGCTTCGTATCGGCGCTCGGGATCGTCCGAGGGTCTTTGGTCCCGGAGGCGGCCAGGACCTTCGAAAGTGGAAACGATCTGCCGCGGTTCTGGGTGTTTTTCCGGGTTCGACCTTCTCCACCTGGGGTTTAGCGGATCGCGGCGACGGGATTCCGGGGGCTCGCGCGGCTTCTCCGGCGGGACTTCCTGCACCCGATTCCCCGTGTACGGTCTACGGCTTTTCCTCGTAGATGGGGTACTTGAGCATCGCTCCAGGGCGGGTTACCAATGTGGAGCAAGCCCGGACAAACGCTCGGGTTTCACCCTCGGACAGAACGACCGGGGGCCCCCATCTTCGGAGGACCTACTCGTATGTCGAAGCGCGTTACGACCCCCACCCGCCCGTCCACCTCTCGTGTCCGCGGCGCTGTCCTGGCCGCCGGTCTGGGAGCGTCGATGGTCCTGGGTGCTGGCGCGGCGTTCGCCTCCGGCACCACGGGCACCGTCGCCCTCAC from the Streptomyces sp. NBC_01335 genome contains:
- a CDS encoding ATP-dependent Clp protease ATP-binding subunit, with translation MFERFTDRARRVVVLAQEEARMLNHNYIGTEHILLGLIHEGEGVAAKALESLGISLEAVRQQVEEIIGQGQQAPSGHIPFTPRAKKVLELSLREALQLGHNYIGTEHILLGLIREGEGVAAQVLVKLGADLNRVRQQVIQLLSGYSTSKEAATAGGPAEGTPSTSLVLDQFGRNLTQAARESKLDPVIGREKEIERVMQVLSRRTKNNPVLIGEPGVGKTAVVEGLAQAIVKGEVPETLKDKHLYTLDLGALVAGSRYRGDFEERLKKVLKEIRTRGDIILFIDELHTLVGAGAAEGAIDAASILKPMLARGELQTIGATTLDEYRKHLEKDAALERRFQPIQVAEPSLPHTIEILKGLRDRYEAHHRVSITDEALVQAATLADRYISDRFLPDKAIDLIDEAGSRMRIRRMTAPPDLREFDEKIAGVRRDKESAIDSQDFEKAASLRDKEKQLLAAKTKREKEWKAGDMDVVAEVDGELIAEVLATATGIPVFKLTEEESSRLLRMEDELHKRVIGQKDAIKALSQAIRRTRAGLKDPKRPGGSFIFAGPSGVGKTELSKTLAEFLFGDEDALISLDMSEFSEKHTVSRLFGSPPGYVGYEEGGQLTEKVRRKPFSVVLFDEVEKAHPDIFNSLLQILEDGRLTDSQGRVVDFKNTVIIMTTNLGTRDISKGFNLGFAAQGDVKTNYDRMKVKVNEELKQHFRPEFLNRVDDTVVFHQLSQEDIIQIVDLMVAKVDERLKDRDMGIELSTDAKNLLAKKGYDPVMGARPLRRTIQREIEDILSEKILFGELRPGHIVVVGTEGEGDEKKFTFRGEEKSALPDVPPVESAAGGGPNMTKDAS
- a CDS encoding SCO3374 family protein produces the protein MSPIVPSPRAPQRADTSALVPSGRGSAPDAGTLREAGGTQHAESAAPAVERWYEAVRRWYEDGLGWETDRGRPPALPTGVRFDVLELPAAAGRAVLRRFGRTGPVAVAQGRMLLLVAAGSAEELPALLDWLEWGGIALDLVGIGAGGRITAPAPHGAPGPCQPGAAFWLRPPEPPRGTDLFLPALAGFGSRGGDAPDLVRLVDMAATECHRVRLRRSRVRPPADRPPNQPLACS
- a CDS encoding trypco2 family protein, with the protein product MSTDETHPVDRIELADAVESVRNQLIEAAARATGRPVVFGVGDIQMEFTLELRKEAKAGGKVKAWVVEAGADASRATGTTHKVAFTLSPRKADGSGPLEIGNDAPGGSTAHFGRGRDGA
- a CDS encoding NACHT domain-containing protein, with translation MRHVRRPHPVRPTDRTVVVRSSRQGSGVLLTDRLVLTCAHVLGGEAHASVAHPNRPEPVSGRVLWVSARQDAALLLAESPLLSVPPVRLGVLASAQALSGCEITGFPEIQRYGSERHLEADQYTATVVPLAGLLRNLLACDLDSPPPVADEDGEALLSGLSGGPVFAGAVLLGLARQMPPRRDGRRVECVSLRPVLESAGFCQAYEQATGSPPRTEQVHGNHPADLRYEEEYADALGAAYRRTRIFGLDELGRRDSEWDLDTAYLSLEAEAGGRWISRQVRLPAARTAPQRIEELLTDRPRMLLRGDAGAGKTTLLWWLAAHASAGTLPDRLGALNGLVPFVVPLRTLRARSEELPAPSGLPGAARLAVDTAPDGWAGRVLESGRGLLLVDGLDEVPPGEREEAYTWLSHLLARYPETRCVATVRPLAVEPDWLAAEGFEELRLLPLRNEDIQAFVTAWHKAARLDDDDHQRLRELEHDLARQFRTNRTLSDLARTPLLCAVICALHRRQEGFLPNTRWKLYRSSLDMLLGNRDQRRGIGGPEGITMEVEEQALLLQRIAVWLVREGQTEFSREQALRQLDRALASMERVRKQGTADAILTHLLNRSGLLQERAEDLYQFTHRTFQDYLAAAEFVESDQINELLRSAEDESWADVIELAAGHCGRREIGELINGLLDRAEGYAPGLLALDAELVPKTRVLAALCAQHATLLDDGTRRRVRSALTGLFPPRLPFMVKLLGSLGPDALAYLPGPSTIRSDSIDTEFIARLLGEVGGPEALSYARDWVAASPRAARMLASGWTSFPTEEFAKDVLGKGDLSGALLTIRSHAELMALPHLGSLGHYVGVTLGGPFTDADLRHGLSEAAPEILGHLGNPLLRDLSTLRNSENLRHLTVDGCPGVTDLSPLKEWFALRDVNLDVSRLPWDRLTALQEVARLNALELRSPTGRLSDLPPLPHLRHLALLRSGVTELGDLRGWSSLQSLRLPTVASLVSLVDSLRTAPSLTEVEVTQPRVEPWPRREEPVTHVIKLSFGVGPGPGTDLRSLPDLFPSLRSLTLTCHTETRIDLTPLRGQPELNVKVVWLAARGQLFGAEELGDRLSVQDRF